Part of the Pomacea canaliculata isolate SZHN2017 linkage group LG11, ASM307304v1, whole genome shotgun sequence genome is shown below.
TGATTTACAAACATGCAAATGAGTTTGGTGTTATTTGCaaacaaatgatttaaaaagtgTTCTTTTGACATATTATTTACCTGGCAACCAGCTGCTGATACTAGTTCAGATTTTTCTACCATCAACAGCTTGTTTTTTAGTTTAAGTCTTAATCCAGGACCGACAATGAAGCACCTAATGTGCATGAACACATAGTCATATGGCCGACAATTGACAAATATCCTGCACACAGTTTGCAAGAATGTGATATCCAGGGACTTAAAGATATTGACAAAAACATTGAATTCTGAAGAGCAGGCCTGGGCTTAACAGTATTTACAGATATATATTTCTTAGTCAAAATAATTTATCAGTTTGtcagaagcatttttttctctactaATTAACCATTCCCTTCATCAGCAACAAGTAATACGACACACGGGATCTGACTAGCCACAATACTTGCACATCAACCCTTTAATATATCCTGCTCAAAAtttgcaaaaacagaaaattaccaTTTACAGgtgaataaaaaatttataatttatctcCCATTTGAAGAAACTGTGTTTTCTACAAGAAACTTCATAATTGAAAGACTTGAGTTACCGGCACAGCTTTGTCACGTTTAGTTCCacctccttttcttttcaaggCACTGCACCAACTGGTCTTGTCATAAGATTTTTACGCCTTCAAAATGAATTCTCATGTCAAACATATGTTATATGCCGATCTTAGCATTTCAAGGTTCATATGACtgaaaatatgcaaaacattGTGTGCATATGCTAGAAGCTTTCAGCATACTACAATTCTCTACTTACAAGAAAAGGTTGTTCTACTTCCATAGTAAGAGTATAAATTACTCCAAATTTTAGATGctgaaaaacactttaaatttaTGCATAACAGGCACAGAATAGTTCACACGGGGATTAATCTGCCATGGCAGGTGCttcaaaaaacagttttaacaaGACAAAATTGTCCACTCGAGGCAAGTAGAGGTTGCCACAAAATCCTCTAGTGTGCAACTAAGGGAGGAAAAAAGTCATCCCCTAGGCATTCAATGGTCatgatcttgtactagcctgaggaGACCttaggtcaccaactgtatctactgCTGCTGGGAatgagtgtgtgagaaagaaattgtttcaacatacataaatatatgtatgtattatctagtatgagcactatcttgaattgcccttgtggatgaagaAACTTGTATTTACTTAAAGCTAAACAATGCTTCTGCAAAAAGATAGTGCTAAAATCAGATAAGTCTTAATGCCACAGCTACACTGTGGTTAAAGTCTTTCAGTTGTTCTTTATATAAGTATTGTCCCCAACAATCAATGTTTTAGATAtagactgaatttttttttaaatgtgtcttGCACGTGGAAAAAGATGATTAAAATATACAAGACAATGCAGAATGGCATCAACAAATTAAAGAGCACCCCCAAAAGTGTGATAACTTGATTATCTCTACTGTTGAAGTTTCAGATTTGCTAACACTTTGGCTGCAGGCTATTCatcactcaaacacacaccatCCACACAAAAGGAGTGAACTGCCCCCTCACACTCAAAATATCATCCCAAATTTTGTTGAAGTCACTGTCTAACACACTGTCAGGTTACTGCATGATAGCATCATTAATATGTACAAACATCACTAAGTATTTACAATCATAAAAATGTACAGTTAGTACTAAGTGACCGTAAGAGAAAAATGCATGTATGCATTCATGCAATGAAAGTCTCAAATTTATATGCTGCACTCTTCTTTTAAGACTTATAACAGGTGCTGCACGAGAGCATAATAagttataataacaaaaaataataaacaagctaTCTCTGATCCCAGAACCACATTTTGTGAAACGAAGACCAATAAATTATTAGTCTGGTGAGATTCTCCTGAGCTGGTCAACACTGCTGTAGATTATGAACATTTCAATGGTCAAATGGTCAATTGACATTGATGTCGAAGAGGCAGTGTAAATTGAATCGAGTTGAATTGAATGgggagaaaagaacaagaattaaTCACCTGGTTGTTACTTTCAGTTGCCATCTTGCTTAGTCCTGCAGCTTACAGCTCAGCGTTTCTTGTTGCCACCACTGTAATCTACACTGTTCATGTCATAGTTTGGTGCAAATACTTCAAAACCACAGCAAATTCATTCCATTCTTCAAACCTGCATCCCACTAATTTTTCATAGCTAAGTGTTACAGTGAAAACAAAGCACCAGGAAACAGGAGTCACAACCAAATACCTTCAGGAGGTTCAACAGACTTTTACAGACAAGCTCTGCGTTTGCTTGAAGAAGATATATTACTGCTTTGTCAGTCACTGACTACTAAGTGTGTCTATGAGTTGAGCAAGAAGGGAATGTAGATCATCTTGCTGCTCAGGAGGTGGTTTGATGCAGCCCTAATCTGGGGCAACTGTGCCAGGAGATCTCCAAAGCGGTTGGCTTCGGATGGGAAACGTTCCAGAATGTAGTGCTGTAAGGCTTTCTGGTAGGTGTGCACAATGCGCTGAATCACTGGCTCCTTCTGAAGATCATCTACACATATGAAGAGAAGTGTGAATTAGAAGgtacaacaaaaacaaggcaGAAATACTGATGTCATAAAAAATGCCAATAAATCTGCTGATAAATAATTTCAATGTTATCACAAAATTATCTAGTAGCTTGTGACATTATTTATAGCAAAACCTATAGTTCACATGACAGATAAATTGTTAGTATGATTAAAACATGCTGCTTATTATTAGACTAGATGTTGTGCTATAAAGTGTTGCATACAAAAGTTGCACCCAACCCAGTTAGTAGAAAAAAAGAGGGGCTAACTTATGGTTGAATTTAGATCTCAAAACAAACTTACCATGAGTCAGCAGAAGAATAACTTCAAGACAAGCAAACTCTTTTCGAGTGATACCAAGGTGAATGAACTGCAAGATGATGTGTGTGACCTGCTCCATGATGCTACCAATCTCGTCATTGAGTTGTTCCATGCTGAAGAACTTGCCAAATGTCTTGTCCAGGTACTGCTGCAGGCGTGCCATGTTGCACTGGTATAACTCTGCAAAGCTAGATGAGAGGGGCTTGCAGGTCATGGCTGAAGGGCTGAGGGAGGCTGTGCTGGAGGAGGACGGCGACCTGTGCCTGCCTGAGAGAGGGCTGTAGGCTGTCATGATCAGTAGCACCAGCTCATGCCATTTGGAGGTGAGAATTTTTGTCTGCAGGTCGACTGGAATTTCACGATGGAATGGAAGGTGACGCATCCAATGGACAAGCTTCATGACAATGTCATCGCCCACCTGACACAAGGCTTCTGCCACATTCTGCTCTGAGCCTATAAACTGTTCGATCTTGTAGTCCTCTGCAATACTCAACAAGCAGTCTTTCCTGACAAGTTCTGAGATCAAAGCAGCATGGGAAGAGGTTGGTGACACCTGAGCAGGGGACTTTGGTGATGTGCAGAAAAGCTCTGATGGTGTGGTGGAATATCCTAGATACGGTCTTACAATGCTGGAAGAACTGCCATCATAGGCGCTGTCACCTGCAATGGATGAATCGTCCATGGGAATGTTGTACAGACTGTCCTTATCAACATCAAGCCCATTGTCAGTCTCGCTGACACTGTCTGATTGTATCGATGGCATGGACCCCATCTTGGGACTCTCATAGGGCCTGGGCATGGGAACATAGGGAGAAAGGTGTGAGTGTTGACTGGGATGCTGAGGAAGACATCCagtgtgcatgatgatgttgtCCTGGAAGTTAGACACTAGGCAGTCAGATGGTGGAGGGCCCATCTTGGTCATGTGATGCACCAGGCGCTGTTTCAACAGTTTGTCTGCAGACTCTCGTCGCTTGTGCTTCTTATACTTGACCTAAATCAAACATAGATATagaatatagatatatagatgcGATGTTTCAGGAGTGAAGGTTGTGTTTCCAGCCAAGCATGCATATGAGGAgtgaatgaaaagaaacttGTCATTCTACTGtactttttctatttcataTAAGAGTGTGCcttcaaaataaattagcaTGTTACTCCTGATGACTTTCTGTACCTCACCTTATAAGTTGCATACATCATACAAGCTCACTTTGTACCTGTTGTATAGACACAACCTTACACTGTACAAGTTGTACATATCATTTTCACAACCTCATCCTGCACACCTTGTACATACTATTTATACAAGTTGGTTGTACAATATCACATTATACAAGTTGTGAAGATATTGTTCACCTCACCTTGTACAAGTTGTACACAGCTCCAGAATTCCTCCCTCCTGGCATTCTGTCTTCACGCACAGCTTAAACAAAGTAACAGTCAAGCATGACAATCAGCTCTACATACATGTGTGGAAGGATAAGTGTAAATGGGCATAAAGCATGTGCACATCAAGACAGGCCAGTGtaacatgaaacaatttaaattgagaaatattacttactattatttagttcttttaattaattatttatcaataaactacttattaataaaacaaactacagttggatgttttctttctctgactgGTATGAGAAATGCTCTAAATGGTATGAGAAGCCAAATGCtagtaagaaaaaatatgtcaatCAAACAAAGCTAcatttaagatttatttattagaaaaaaatacaccCTACTGACAACCAAAAACtccaaaaaagcaaaatatggGGGAAAAACCAGCTATcaagcagcaataataatactGTGCACCCAAATAAAATTGCATTTGACACAATCACAGGTaaatgctgtaaataatttctttcttaccTGCCAGAACCATGcccatttgcaaacattttttgaagCGGCAGAACTGACAACGATTACGCTGTGCCTTGTTGATTTCACAGTTGCTGTCGGCAACACATGTGTAGACTCGCTTGTTCTGCACCGTGCGTTTAAAGAAACCTTTGCACCTGGCAATGGAACATTCAAGTCTTCAAAAGCAATTCACCAAAGCTCATTATTGCATCATATTAAGAAAATCTGTCTTTGTTATTTGTCCActcaaaatcttttaaaaatacatccaTAATAGCATTAACACTGCTGATGCAAATGTATCCTGAAATCGATAAAATGTAATGTGGAAATATTCTGTGTATGATGATGTCTCTTTCTGATGCTTATGACATTGTCCAATGCTTCTGATCACAGCACATCCATTTACTGaactaaatacatttaaatCCCTACTTTAGAAGGCAAGAAGTATCCTTCTATGCTTATCTCCATCTGGTACAATCTAACATAGCTTAACATATTAACCACATCAAGCTCGTTTTCACTTATTCTGGTTGATCTGACCTTCAGCATTTAATGTTCATCTAAGATTAAAGCTTTAGAAATGCATTAGTTCTCATAGACATCGCTCCAAATGTAACGaggcacaaaaaaacaaaaaaccagtaCTTCTCAACTTTGTCCTTATATCTGGTAGGATGCCAAAGTTATATAAGCTGAAGCTAAAGCTAAGTAAACTAAATGTGAAGTTATCTAAAAATGAATGTAAAGATATGTAAACTGATTGTGAACcagtgtaaataaaatgtgaagcTATGTGAACTGAATGCAAACTGTGTGACGTTATTTAAACTAAATGTGAACTCTTTGTGTGAAGTTATGTGAACTGAATGTGAAGCTATGTAAACTGAATGTAAACTCAATTTGTAAAgttatgtaaaataaacttgaattgATGTCGGCTGTGGGAAAGAACTGCCTCCTTACCCTTCACAAGTGATGATGCCATAGTGAAGGCCTGTAGCCTTGTCATTGCAGATGGCGCACACCATGGGCTCTTCTCCATCTGAGTCCTCCTGTATGAGCTCTGCACCCCCGGGTGCATGGTGGCTCTTCTGGTTGTGGGGATTCTCCACCAGGTGGCCACTGTAGGCAAACTTTCCATGTGTGTAGTGCATGATGAACTCCTGGTCCTTCTCAAAGCGACTGTCCTCTGTGCATGGTTCTTTGAACTGAGGACTGGAGGTGGGTGAAGGCGTGGACCCTTTACTCTCGGAAGCCATCTTAGTGGTGGTGTGGatctggtggtggtgatggctGGCAGTAGCGAGGGTGGAACTGTCTAGCTGTGGGTAGGCAATGACTGGCCCTGCTGGTGTACAGATACTCTCAGTGGAAGTCAGAAGGTAACCGGTAGGTGGGGCAGCAATGAACATTGGTGCTGGCATGTTATGCAAGCTTGCTGGAAACATGCCAGCTCCTGGCATACCCATCATGGGCAGCAGCTTAAGCCCACTTGTTGCCATGTTAGCCATAGGAGGGAAGCCTGCTGATACGGGCATAAGGTAACCCTGTGGGCAGCTGATATAGGCTAGGGTGGATGCTGCAGCATTACTCGTCAAGGATGCAGCAGAGTTGTTACCAGCAACAACTGGAGTTTTGGGAGACAAAGACCTCTTCTGTCCAGCAGTGGTGGCGGCCATGCAGTGAGTATACTGCAGACACCTTCCACTGGTCTCTTCTCTTATTCGCATCTTCTTCATGGATGACTCTTCACCAATGATGCTTCTGCCATACTCAGACCCTCGGTCAGAAACATATGCACTGTCTCCACTACCTACACTTATGTCACTGTGGTGGTCACTTTCTGACCCTTCAGTAGATGGAGATCGTGCTGCTTCAGAGTCCATCAATAAGTCATGCACTCGCTTCCTTTTCAGCTTCAAGTCACGAAAAAgacttactgtttgtttttccaTGATTTCTGATGCCATTATTTTTACTCTTACAAGATGGTCATCATTGATGTTAacctatcaagaaaaaaagcgaatgaaattaaaattaaaagagatAATGgctgccagaaaaaaaagaattggcTAAATGAATGTGAATTCAGAAACGTTTGAAGCCTACACAAAATGGCAGGAACCCAAACTTATAACACACTAAAGCCTATTTATAAATATGATCCATACTTTTGAAAAATTGCTTATTCTTAAAAATTGTATCTTCTGAGGCATTTAACAGCATACACTTTCTAgatatacaatttttaaaaaaaccagaaactaatatttgaataaaattgtaataacgacagtttaaaaacacattcaccATAGAATAATCTTAATTCACAAAATTCTGAAAAGTatcttttcatatatttttagcCTTGTCTTTTCAAATGACcatataaaacaaatgtttgccaGCCAAAGACAACTTTTTCTTGAGAATTCTATAAACTATTTAActagttattattttattcaaagcCAATATTTGTGCAATTATTTGTGACAAGCCAGCAATGCATGTTACATAAAAAATGGCAGCGTTCTGTGTTCACAACCATTATAAGTACAGATATACTTTGTAACCAATGAAAACTAATAAACTATCCAGAGGCACATTTCCAAAGTTAGAATTTGAGTACTACA
Proteins encoded:
- the LOC112575479 gene encoding nuclear receptor subfamily 6 group A member 1-like, translating into MASEIMEKQTVSLFRDLKLKRKRVHDLLMDSEAARSPSTEGSESDHHSDISVGSGDSAYVSDRGSEYGRSIIGEESSMKKMRIREETSGRCLQYTHCMAATTAGQKRSLSPKTPVVAGNNSAASLTSNAAASTLAYISCPQGYLMPVSAGFPPMANMATSGLKLLPMMGMPGAGMFPASLHNMPAPMFIAAPPTGYLLTSTESICTPAGPVIAYPQLDSSTLATASHHHHQIHTTTKMASESKGSTPSPTSSPQFKEPCTEDSRFEKDQEFIMHYTHGKFAYSGHLVENPHNQKSHHAPGGAELIQEDSDGEEPMVCAICNDKATGLHYGIITCEGCKGFFKRTVQNKRVYTCVADSNCEINKAQRNRCQFCRFKKCLQMGMVLAAVREDRMPGGRNSGAVYNLYKVKYKKHKRRESADKLLKQRLVHHMTKMGPPPSDCLVSNFQDNIIMHTGCLPQHPSQHSHLSPYVPMPRPYESPKMGSMPSIQSDSVSETDNGLDVDKDSLYNIPMDDSSIAGDSAYDGSSSSIVRPYLGYSTTPSELFCTSPKSPAQVSPTSSHAALISELVRKDCLLSIAEDYKIEQFIGSEQNVAEALCQVGDDIVMKLVHWMRHLPFHREIPVDLQTKILTSKWHELVLLIMTAYSPLSGRHRSPSSSSTASLSPSAMTCKPLSSSFAELYQCNMARLQQYLDKTFGKFFSMEQLNDEIGSIMEQVTHIILQFIHLGITRKEFACLEVILLLTHDDLQKEPVIQRIVHTYQKALQHYILERFPSEANRFGDLLAQLPQIRAASNHLLSSKMIYIPFLLNS